The Desulfocurvus vexinensis DSM 17965 genome includes a window with the following:
- the recO gene encoding DNA repair protein RecO, with translation MDFTETSLILKVGSFREIDLWVRLATPTHGVLTAFAFGGSKSRRRFMGCLDPLNCVEFQFHRSGRGDYLYLMEGRLVRGCPGLRADPARLGPAVNCVKFYEAVFEGPDGSEESFALLAETLELMEDRTDLSALLPLLFRAKVVFLQGYGPGFGACPRCGKDLRTAAAPTLLVEQGVVACAEHAHGSGRRVVLDAWTVELLETVRMRSVRRWADAAAPAASRRRVFDAVDALVRYHLGLAWEDGRFRRV, from the coding sequence ATGGATTTCACCGAAACCTCCCTCATCCTCAAGGTCGGCTCCTTTCGCGAGATCGACCTCTGGGTCCGGCTGGCTACGCCGACCCACGGCGTGCTCACGGCTTTCGCCTTCGGCGGCAGCAAGAGCCGCCGCCGCTTCATGGGCTGCCTGGACCCCCTGAACTGCGTGGAGTTCCAGTTCCACCGCTCGGGGCGCGGCGACTATCTCTACCTGATGGAAGGCCGCCTGGTGCGCGGCTGCCCGGGGCTGCGCGCCGACCCCGCGCGCCTGGGCCCCGCCGTGAACTGCGTGAAGTTCTACGAGGCGGTCTTCGAGGGCCCCGACGGCTCCGAGGAGTCCTTCGCCCTGCTGGCCGAGACCCTGGAGCTCATGGAGGACCGCACGGACCTTTCGGCGCTTTTGCCGCTGCTGTTTCGGGCCAAGGTGGTCTTTTTGCAGGGCTACGGCCCGGGGTTTGGCGCTTGCCCTCGCTGCGGAAAAGACTTAAGAACTGCGGCTGCGCCGACGCTTCTGGTGGAGCAGGGCGTGGTGGCCTGCGCCGAGCACGCCCACGGCTCCGGACGGCGCGTCGTGCTCGACGCCTGGACCGTGGAGCTGCTGGAAACCGTGCGCATGCGCAGCGTGCGCCGCTGGGCCGACGCCGCGGCGCCCGCCGCCTCGCGGCGCAGGGTTTTCGACGCCGTGGACGCGCTGGTGCGCTACCACCTGGGCCTGGCCTGGGAGGACGGCCGCTTCCGCCGCGTGTGA
- the glyQ gene encoding glycine--tRNA ligase subunit alpha, whose product MHFQDVILTLQRFWSGKGCVLHQPYDIEVGAGTFNPATFFRVIGPESWRTAYVEPSRRPTDGRYGENPNRLQHYYQFQVILKPSPDNVQELYLESLGALGIDPAAHDIRFVEDDWESPTLGAWGLGWEVWLNGMEVTQFTYFQQVGGIDLAPVSVELTYGLERLCMYLQEKESVYDLSWNGEVTYGHVHHQNEIEQSRYNFELSNAPMLLELFGRYEAECLALCEAGQPWPAYDYCLKCSHTFNLLDARGAISITERTGYIGRVRNLASKIARLYAAQREELGHPMLPR is encoded by the coding sequence ATGCATTTCCAGGATGTCATCCTGACCCTGCAACGATTCTGGTCCGGGAAGGGCTGCGTGCTGCACCAGCCCTACGACATCGAGGTCGGCGCGGGCACCTTCAACCCCGCGACCTTCTTCCGGGTCATCGGCCCCGAATCCTGGCGCACGGCCTACGTCGAGCCCTCGCGCCGGCCCACCGACGGCCGCTACGGCGAGAACCCCAACCGCCTGCAGCACTACTACCAGTTCCAGGTCATCCTGAAGCCCTCGCCGGACAACGTGCAGGAGCTGTACCTGGAAAGCCTGGGGGCCCTGGGCATCGACCCCGCCGCCCACGACATCCGCTTCGTGGAGGACGACTGGGAGTCGCCGACCCTGGGCGCCTGGGGCCTGGGCTGGGAGGTCTGGCTCAACGGCATGGAAGTCACCCAGTTCACCTATTTCCAGCAGGTGGGCGGCATCGATCTCGCCCCGGTGAGCGTGGAGCTGACCTACGGCCTGGAGCGGCTGTGCATGTACCTCCAGGAGAAGGAGAGCGTCTACGACCTGTCCTGGAACGGCGAGGTGACCTACGGCCACGTCCATCACCAGAACGAGATCGAGCAGTCGCGCTACAATTTCGAGCTGTCCAACGCGCCCATGCTGCTGGAGCTCTTCGGGCGCTACGAGGCCGAGTGCCTGGCCCTGTGCGAGGCCGGGCAGCCCTGGCCCGCCTACGACTACTGCCTGAAGTGCTCGCACACGTTCAACCTGCTCGACGCGCGCGGGGCCATCTCCATCACCGAGCGCACCGGTTACATCGGCCGGGTGCGCAATCTGGCCTCCAAGATCGCCCGGCTCTACGCCGCCCAGCGCGAAGAGCTGGGGCACCCGATGCTCCCCCGGTAG
- a CDS encoding SurA N-terminal domain-containing protein — protein MKPILRLFLVLGVLLAACPVGAAEVVDRVVAVVNGQAVTMFELNQHMRPLLDRFRGRELTAEEKAAIVKMRSDLLQKIVDEMLINQEVEKLGLTATDAEVQSSVERFYKQNAMTAEDFDKQLLLEGMTREQFADSVRKDILKHRLLGFMVRRKVVVSDEEVKAYYEKHIDSFQKDKEIGLSVILLPSNDDAEALRQRIQKGEITFADAANLYSRGPGVGQGGSLGRVAWADLAPDWHESLEGLRPGDMTKPFDFRGHTALLRVDELQSGQTRPLEEVMEEIRDRLFGEQAEARFSEYMEKLRADAVIEIKL, from the coding sequence TTGAAGCCGATACTGCGCCTTTTTCTCGTCTTGGGCGTCCTGCTGGCGGCCTGCCCCGTGGGCGCCGCCGAGGTGGTGGACCGCGTGGTGGCCGTGGTCAACGGCCAGGCCGTGACGATGTTCGAGCTGAACCAGCACATGCGCCCGCTGCTGGACCGTTTCCGGGGCCGCGAACTGACGGCGGAGGAGAAGGCCGCCATTGTCAAGATGCGCTCCGACCTGCTGCAGAAGATCGTTGACGAGATGCTCATCAACCAGGAAGTCGAGAAGCTCGGCCTCACGGCTACGGATGCCGAGGTGCAGAGCTCGGTGGAGCGCTTCTACAAGCAGAACGCCATGACCGCCGAGGACTTCGACAAGCAGCTGCTGCTGGAGGGCATGACCCGCGAGCAGTTCGCCGACAGCGTGCGCAAGGACATCCTCAAGCACCGCCTGCTGGGCTTCATGGTCCGGCGCAAGGTCGTGGTCAGCGACGAGGAGGTCAAGGCCTACTACGAGAAGCATATCGACAGCTTCCAGAAGGACAAGGAGATCGGCCTGTCGGTGATCCTGCTGCCCTCGAATGACGACGCCGAGGCCCTGCGCCAGCGCATCCAGAAGGGCGAGATCACCTTTGCCGACGCGGCCAACCTCTACTCCCGGGGGCCTGGCGTGGGGCAGGGCGGCTCCCTGGGCCGCGTGGCCTGGGCCGACCTGGCTCCGGACTGGCACGAGTCCCTGGAAGGGCTGCGCCCCGGCGACATGACCAAGCCCTTCGATTTTCGCGGCCATACCGCCCTGCTGCGCGTGGACGAGCTGCAAAGCGGCCAGACCCGGCCCCTGGAAGAGGTCATGGAGGAGATCCGCGACCGGCTGTTCGGAGAGCAGGCCGAGGCCCGCTTCTCCGAGTACATGGAGAAACTGCGCGCCGACGCCGTCATCGAGATCAAGCTGTAA
- a CDS encoding helix-turn-helix domain-containing protein: MNLKELGELFRAERERKGLSIADVVQRTKISKTNVLALEAGDPSRLPHPVYAKGFVRNYARLVGLDPETCVAVMAEQFVAEDNVSVPQPSLDGPDQEILPPRRGKSGLGVFLAGILAIVLLAGGVFLLTSRQEASRPAPAEQPAAQEQPQEQAPEQSQEQSQGQESQPSEAVPQPGEGEAPQGADAPAAPAQPDQGAQEQAPAQPEAAAPAPAPAAPAAAQPSAPAQPQAPAASAPAQPQAPAASAPAAAQAAPEQQAPKGAQRLVVTAREACWVFAKADGDRAAAVDIVLQPGQSHTLFFRKDLELKLGNAGGVSVTFNGEKVALQAQSGQVRTLNFTAP; the protein is encoded by the coding sequence ATGAATCTGAAGGAACTGGGCGAGCTGTTCCGCGCCGAGCGCGAGCGCAAGGGGCTCTCCATCGCCGACGTGGTGCAGCGCACCAAGATCAGCAAGACCAACGTCCTGGCCCTGGAGGCGGGCGACCCCTCGCGGCTGCCCCACCCGGTCTACGCCAAGGGCTTTGTGCGCAACTACGCGCGGCTGGTGGGGCTGGACCCCGAGACCTGCGTGGCCGTCATGGCCGAGCAGTTCGTGGCCGAGGACAATGTCAGCGTGCCCCAGCCCAGCCTGGACGGGCCTGACCAGGAGATCCTGCCGCCCCGGCGTGGCAAGTCGGGGCTTGGGGTGTTCCTGGCGGGCATCCTGGCCATCGTGCTGCTGGCTGGCGGGGTGTTCCTGCTGACCTCGCGCCAGGAGGCCTCCCGCCCGGCCCCGGCGGAACAGCCCGCCGCCCAGGAGCAGCCCCAGGAGCAGGCACCGGAGCAGAGCCAGGAGCAAAGCCAGGGCCAGGAGTCGCAGCCCTCCGAGGCCGTCCCCCAGCCCGGGGAGGGCGAGGCGCCCCAGGGCGCCGATGCTCCCGCTGCCCCGGCCCAGCCCGACCAGGGCGCCCAGGAGCAGGCCCCCGCCCAGCCCGAGGCTGCCGCGCCCGCCCCGGCGCCCGCTGCCCCTGCCGCAGCCCAGCCCTCGGCCCCGGCCCAGCCCCAGGCGCCCGCCGCGTCCGCTCCGGCCCAGCCCCAGGCGCCCGCTGCGTCTGCCCCTGCCGCCGCCCAGGCCGCACCCGAGCAGCAGGCGCCCAAGGGCGCCCAGCGGCTGGTGGTCACGGCCCGCGAGGCGTGCTGGGTTTTCGCCAAGGCCGACGGCGACCGGGCCGCCGCGGTGGACATCGTGCTCCAGCCCGGCCAGTCGCACACCCTGTTTTTCCGCAAGGACCTGGAGCTCAAGCTGGGCAACGCGGGCGGCGTGAGCGTGACCTTCAACGGCGAAAAGGTCGCCCTCCAGGCCCAGTCCGGGCAGGTGCGGACCCTGAACTTCACCGCCCCGTAG
- a CDS encoding peptidylprolyl isomerase translates to MRYSRLAPLAALLALCVAMALAACDPKQEDLGVVARVNGRPITLHQLQFKHDFDQLGIAAVNPSVARLKEEYGQALSELVIRELIFQTLAAKGLAVTDEELAAAEANIRTDYPEGAFEEVLVEEYIDINFWRDELRARLSVEKFFAEVLRPGVSIDYREAEQYYQNHMQDFYMPQRVRFVRVSGPSRDVVENALESYKGGGSLEAMAAEFDQIATREIVMRQDRLTKDWGDALGGLKPGEASPVLTTRRGFEALVFSETIPAQTLDPSQAYPLIERELLDRKLVEAFSAWLDAQMAVARITVTPLLEIDPDDRQGEDGTPAQGLEEQGGETDIPADGELGPDGDTPPEADTPPEERETVLPPGVDGKVVPDASGKNN, encoded by the coding sequence ATGCGATATTCCCGTCTTGCGCCCCTGGCCGCACTGCTGGCCCTGTGCGTGGCCATGGCCCTTGCCGCCTGCGACCCCAAGCAGGAGGATCTGGGCGTGGTCGCCCGGGTCAATGGCCGCCCCATCACCCTGCATCAGCTCCAGTTCAAGCACGACTTCGACCAGCTGGGCATCGCCGCCGTCAACCCCTCGGTGGCCCGGCTCAAGGAGGAGTACGGCCAGGCCCTGTCCGAGCTGGTCATCCGCGAGCTGATCTTCCAGACCCTGGCCGCCAAGGGTCTGGCCGTCACCGACGAGGAGCTCGCCGCCGCGGAGGCCAACATCCGCACCGACTACCCCGAGGGCGCCTTCGAGGAAGTGCTGGTCGAGGAGTACATCGACATCAATTTCTGGCGCGACGAGCTGCGCGCGCGGCTGTCGGTGGAGAAGTTTTTCGCCGAGGTCCTGCGCCCGGGTGTGAGCATCGACTACCGCGAGGCCGAGCAGTACTACCAAAACCACATGCAGGACTTCTACATGCCCCAGCGCGTGCGCTTCGTGCGCGTGAGCGGGCCCAGCCGCGACGTGGTGGAAAACGCGCTGGAGTCCTACAAGGGTGGCGGGTCCCTGGAGGCCATGGCCGCCGAATTCGACCAGATCGCCACCCGCGAGATCGTCATGCGCCAGGACCGGCTGACCAAGGACTGGGGCGACGCCCTGGGCGGGCTCAAGCCCGGGGAGGCCAGCCCGGTGCTCACCACCCGGCGGGGCTTCGAGGCCCTGGTCTTCTCCGAAACCATCCCCGCCCAGACCCTGGACCCCTCCCAGGCCTATCCGCTCATCGAGCGCGAGCTGCTGGACCGCAAGCTCGTGGAGGCCTTCAGCGCCTGGCTCGACGCCCAGATGGCCGTGGCCCGGATCACCGTCACCCCGCTGCTGGAAATCGACCCCGACGACCGGCAGGGGGAAGATGGCACCCCGGCGCAGGGGCTGGAAGAGCAGGGCGGCGAGACCGACATTCCCGCCGACGGCGAGCTCGGCCCGGACGGCGACACGCCCCCCGAGGCCGACACCCCGCCCGAGGAACGCGAAACCGTGCTGCCCCCCGGCGTGGACGGAAAGGTCGTGCCCGACGCGTCGGGCAAGAACAACTAG
- the trkA gene encoding Trk system potassium transporter TrkA: MKVVIIGAGEVGFHIAKRLAAEAKEVVVVDSSPRALKRISEGVDVQTIEGSGSNPAVLEDAGIRDADIMLAVTDSDEINIVACTFAAALAPGMVTLARIRKDEYLHFQQGRALEMLGIDKAINPDVEVVRAIERLIEIPGAEEINDFAGGRVKFVGYRVAGGPVVGVSMINIRSVLGVPDVIIAAIVREDQLIIPSGTDVIQAGDLVYFVCFADNAQLVMQRMGCPMRQVRNVMIIGGGDIGLRLARSLEGRLHVKLVDSDPDRCQELAQELHKTLVLLGDGRDQDLLAEENIQDMDMAISLTGDEETNILTSLLCRRLGAGKAVTRINKFAYFNLVRAVGIEQIVSPRLAAVNSILQYMRKGKVLSAASIKGDEAEALEAVALAHSDIVGKAIRDLNLPRGALILSIQRGEEVLFPTGDSVIMPDDRILILSTRRNIPRVEKSLTVKLEYF, from the coding sequence GTGAAGGTCGTGATCATCGGGGCCGGGGAGGTGGGGTTCCACATCGCCAAGCGTCTGGCCGCCGAGGCCAAGGAAGTGGTGGTGGTGGATAGTAGCCCGCGCGCGCTCAAGCGCATCAGCGAGGGCGTGGACGTGCAGACCATCGAGGGCTCAGGCTCCAACCCCGCCGTGCTCGAAGACGCGGGCATCCGCGACGCCGACATCATGCTCGCCGTCACCGACTCCGACGAGATCAACATCGTGGCCTGCACCTTCGCCGCCGCGCTGGCCCCGGGCATGGTCACCCTGGCGCGCATCCGCAAGGACGAATACCTGCACTTCCAGCAGGGCCGCGCCCTGGAGATGCTGGGCATCGACAAGGCCATCAACCCCGACGTGGAGGTTGTCCGGGCCATCGAGCGGCTCATCGAGATCCCCGGCGCCGAGGAGATCAACGACTTCGCCGGGGGGCGCGTCAAGTTCGTGGGCTACCGTGTGGCGGGCGGGCCGGTGGTCGGCGTGAGCATGATCAACATCCGCTCCGTGCTCGGCGTGCCCGACGTGATCATCGCCGCCATCGTGCGCGAGGACCAGCTCATCATCCCCTCGGGCACCGACGTGATCCAGGCGGGCGACCTGGTCTATTTCGTCTGCTTTGCCGACAACGCGCAGCTTGTGATGCAGCGCATGGGCTGCCCCATGCGCCAGGTGCGCAACGTGATGATCATCGGCGGGGGCGACATCGGCCTGCGCCTGGCCCGCAGCCTGGAAGGGCGCCTGCACGTCAAGCTCGTGGACAGCGACCCCGACCGCTGCCAGGAGCTGGCCCAGGAGCTGCACAAGACCCTGGTGCTGCTGGGCGACGGGCGCGACCAGGACCTGCTGGCCGAAGAGAACATCCAGGACATGGACATGGCCATCTCGCTCACCGGCGACGAGGAGACCAATATCCTGACCTCGCTGCTCTGCCGTCGCCTGGGCGCGGGCAAGGCCGTGACGCGCATCAACAAATTCGCCTACTTCAACCTGGTGCGCGCCGTGGGCATCGAGCAGATCGTCAGCCCTCGGCTGGCGGCGGTCAACTCCATCCTGCAATACATGCGCAAGGGCAAGGTGCTCTCGGCGGCCAGCATCAAGGGCGACGAGGCCGAGGCCCTGGAAGCCGTGGCCCTGGCCCATTCGGACATCGTGGGCAAGGCCATCCGCGACCTGAACCTGCCCCGGGGCGCGCTGATCCTGTCCATCCAGCGCGGCGAGGAGGTGCTGTTCCCCACGGGCGATTCGGTCATCATGCCCGATGACCGCATCCTGATCCTCTCCACGCGGCGCAACATTCCGCGCGTGGAGAAGAGCCTGACGGTGAAGCTGGAGTATTTCTAG
- the glyS gene encoding glycine--tRNA ligase subunit beta, translating to MPEFILEIGTEELPARFFPRLHEELGEAVAKAFEERRIDFSGVRTFATPRRIVLHVGEVAPAQRREEELLTGPPSRIAYDADGAPTKAALGFAKTQGVDIADCFVQATDKGEYLAVRRMTGGEATLALLPAVCEAAVAGLQFPKKMRWGARDFGFGRPIQWLLALLGAEVVPFALAGVASGRATRGHRVHGPGPFEVPEAGRYFDIVRQQGHVVLDPAQRRAMIREGADALAREAGGRVVWKDDLLDEVVGLVETPVPTLGDFDPSFLEVPREVLLTSMESHQKSFGVEDAQGALLPHFVSTLNLEPRDPALVKKGWERVLRARLEDARFFWKADLRADADAWLARLDKVIFLAPLGTMGDKTRRLEATCAALAGAVAPELATVAARAGRLSKADLVSEMVYEFDELQGIMGGIYARRRGEPEAVADALYEQYLPAGPGSPVPQSLAGALLSMADKADTLAGCFGLDLIPTGANDPYALRRAALGIIRIILHHGLRLSLPDLLARARGAYGAGVAWKLPEAEAQARLLDFFAGRLKAYFTSRGQQTLVVEAALGAGFDDVWALAARVDALGEFAHEDDFAQAVLTFKRAANIIVKQGGGAQISGAYDKALLAEPAEQALAARLEEVAPTWDALWSRDDYPSLLALLRELRPDVDAFFDGVMVMCDDPALRANRLNLLGALVGRLGRLADFSALQV from the coding sequence ATGCCTGAATTCATTCTGGAAATCGGAACAGAGGAACTGCCGGCCCGCTTCTTCCCCCGGCTGCACGAGGAGCTGGGCGAGGCCGTGGCCAAGGCCTTCGAGGAGCGGCGCATCGACTTTTCCGGCGTGCGCACCTTCGCCACGCCGCGGCGCATCGTGCTGCACGTGGGCGAGGTCGCCCCGGCCCAGCGCCGCGAGGAGGAGCTGCTCACCGGCCCGCCCAGCCGCATCGCCTACGACGCCGACGGCGCGCCCACCAAGGCCGCCCTGGGCTTCGCCAAGACCCAGGGCGTGGACATCGCCGACTGCTTCGTGCAGGCCACGGACAAGGGCGAATACCTGGCCGTGCGGCGCATGACCGGCGGCGAGGCCACCCTGGCCCTGTTGCCCGCCGTGTGCGAGGCCGCCGTGGCCGGGTTGCAGTTCCCCAAAAAAATGCGCTGGGGCGCGCGGGACTTCGGCTTCGGCCGCCCCATCCAGTGGCTGCTGGCCCTTTTGGGCGCCGAGGTGGTGCCCTTCGCCCTGGCCGGGGTGGCCTCGGGGCGCGCCACGCGCGGGCATCGCGTCCACGGCCCGGGGCCCTTCGAAGTGCCCGAGGCCGGGCGCTATTTCGACATTGTGCGTCAGCAGGGCCATGTGGTCCTGGACCCGGCGCAGCGCCGGGCCATGATCCGCGAGGGCGCCGACGCCCTGGCCCGCGAGGCCGGGGGCCGCGTGGTCTGGAAGGACGACCTGCTGGACGAGGTGGTCGGGCTGGTGGAAACGCCGGTGCCCACCCTGGGCGATTTCGACCCGTCCTTCCTGGAGGTGCCGCGCGAGGTGCTGCTGACCAGTATGGAAAGCCACCAGAAGAGCTTCGGCGTGGAGGACGCCCAGGGCGCCCTGCTGCCGCATTTCGTGAGTACCCTGAACCTGGAGCCGCGCGACCCGGCGCTGGTGAAAAAGGGCTGGGAGCGCGTGCTGCGCGCCCGCCTGGAGGACGCGCGCTTCTTCTGGAAGGCCGACCTGCGCGCCGACGCGGACGCCTGGCTCGCGCGGCTGGACAAGGTCATCTTCCTGGCGCCGCTGGGCACCATGGGCGACAAGACCCGCCGCCTGGAGGCCACCTGCGCGGCCCTGGCCGGGGCCGTGGCCCCGGAGCTGGCCACCGTGGCCGCCCGGGCCGGGCGGCTGTCCAAGGCCGACCTTGTTTCTGAAATGGTCTATGAGTTCGACGAGTTGCAGGGCATCATGGGCGGCATCTACGCCCGCAGGCGCGGCGAGCCCGAGGCCGTGGCCGACGCGCTCTACGAGCAGTACCTGCCCGCCGGGCCGGGCAGCCCCGTGCCCCAGAGCCTGGCCGGGGCGCTGCTGTCCATGGCCGACAAGGCCGACACCCTGGCCGGATGCTTCGGGCTGGACCTGATCCCCACCGGGGCCAACGACCCCTACGCCCTGCGCCGGGCGGCCCTGGGCATCATCCGCATCATCCTGCACCACGGACTGCGGCTGTCCCTGCCCGACCTGCTGGCGCGGGCCCGGGGGGCCTACGGCGCAGGCGTGGCCTGGAAGCTGCCCGAGGCCGAGGCCCAGGCGCGGCTGCTGGACTTCTTTGCCGGGCGGCTCAAGGCCTATTTCACCTCCCGGGGCCAGCAGACCCTGGTGGTGGAGGCGGCCCTGGGCGCCGGGTTCGACGATGTGTGGGCCCTGGCCGCGCGGGTGGACGCCCTGGGCGAGTTTGCCCACGAGGACGATTTCGCCCAGGCCGTGCTGACCTTCAAGCGCGCGGCGAACATCATCGTCAAGCAGGGCGGGGGGGCGCAGATCAGCGGCGCCTACGACAAGGCCCTGCTGGCCGAACCCGCCGAGCAGGCCCTGGCCGCGCGCCTGGAGGAGGTCGCCCCCACCTGGGACGCCCTGTGGAGCAGGGACGACTACCCCAGCCTGCTGGCCCTGCTGCGCGAGCTGCGCCCGGACGTGGACGCCTTCTTCGACGGGGTGATGGTCATGTGCGACGACCCGGCCCTGCGCGCCAACCGGCTGAACCTCCTGGGCGCCCTGGTGGGCCGCCTGGGGCGGCTGGCCGATTTTTCGGCGTTGCAGGTCTAG
- the rpsT gene encoding 30S ribosomal protein S20, with protein MANHKSAIKRHRQSLKRRDRNRAVKTRIKNVVKAVRLAVEAKDKEQAQAALAAATATLDKAATKKVVHWRTAARKISRLSQAVNKIA; from the coding sequence TTGGCTAATCACAAGTCCGCTATCAAGAGGCACCGGCAGAGCCTGAAGCGCCGCGACCGCAACCGCGCCGTGAAGACCCGCATCAAGAACGTGGTCAAGGCCGTGCGCCTGGCCGTGGAGGCCAAGGACAAGGAGCAGGCCCAGGCCGCCCTGGCCGCCGCCACCGCGACCCTGGACAAGGCCGCCACCAAGAAGGTCGTGCACTGGCGTACCGCCGCGCGCAAGATCTCGCGCCTGAGCCAGGCCGTCAACAAGATCGCCTAG
- a CDS encoding TrkH family potassium uptake protein has product MRWRYTLSLVGAILLCVGLSMALALFWSLYDADAGVRPLELSMTVTLAAGLGLLLVFRDAKAAPMNHREGMAIVAVGWVAAAFAGALPFWFAGTFGGSFTDCLFESMSGFTTTGASVLTNIEAVPRGLLFWRSLTHWLGGMGIIVLSLAILPFLGVGGMQLYRAEVPGPAPDKLKPRIKDTAMLLWKVYLLFSALLALLLWAGGMDLFESLCHTFGTMATGGFSTRNASVAAYDSVFIDVVITVFMLLAGINFTLHYHALRGRPGLALRDPELRFFLAVFAVATLWSAWSLLGPNYDGFGQALRYSAFQVASILSTTGFATADYELWTPLPQSLLLLLMFLGGSAGSTSGGIKCMRIMLLLKHAYNELYRLIHPRAVSRVKLGRRPVDQDVLGSVAGFFLLFLGLFLLASLLMAAMGVDLLTSFSAVAACIGNIGPGLGGVGPTDNYAWLPDVGKWVLVLCMLLGRLEIYTVLILFVPEFWRK; this is encoded by the coding sequence ATGCGCTGGCGCTACACGCTGTCGCTGGTGGGGGCCATCCTGCTGTGCGTGGGCCTGTCCATGGCCCTGGCCCTTTTCTGGTCGCTCTACGACGCCGACGCGGGCGTGCGGCCCCTGGAGCTGTCCATGACCGTGACCCTGGCCGCCGGGCTGGGGCTTTTGCTGGTCTTCCGCGACGCCAAGGCCGCGCCCATGAACCACCGCGAGGGCATGGCCATCGTGGCCGTGGGCTGGGTGGCGGCGGCCTTTGCCGGGGCGCTGCCGTTCTGGTTCGCGGGCACCTTCGGGGGCTCGTTCACCGACTGCCTGTTCGAGTCCATGAGCGGGTTCACCACCACGGGCGCCTCGGTGCTGACCAACATCGAGGCCGTGCCCCGGGGCCTGCTCTTCTGGCGCTCGCTGACGCACTGGCTGGGCGGCATGGGTATCATCGTGCTCTCGCTGGCCATTTTGCCATTCCTGGGCGTAGGCGGCATGCAGCTCTACCGCGCCGAGGTCCCCGGCCCCGCGCCTGACAAGCTCAAGCCGCGCATCAAGGACACGGCCATGCTGCTGTGGAAGGTCTACCTGCTCTTCTCGGCGCTGCTGGCGCTGCTCCTGTGGGCCGGGGGCATGGACCTGTTCGAGTCGCTGTGCCACACCTTCGGGACCATGGCCACCGGCGGCTTCTCCACGCGCAACGCCTCGGTGGCGGCCTACGACAGCGTGTTCATCGACGTGGTGATCACGGTCTTCATGCTCCTGGCGGGCATCAACTTCACCCTGCACTACCACGCCCTGCGCGGGCGCCCCGGCCTGGCCCTGCGCGACCCGGAGCTGCGTTTCTTCCTGGCGGTGTTCGCCGTGGCCACCCTGTGGTCGGCCTGGAGCCTTCTGGGGCCGAACTACGACGGCTTCGGCCAGGCCCTGCGCTACAGCGCCTTCCAGGTGGCCAGCATCCTCTCCACCACCGGCTTCGCCACGGCGGACTACGAGCTGTGGACCCCCTTGCCCCAGAGCCTCTTGCTGCTGCTCATGTTCCTGGGCGGCTCGGCGGGCTCCACCAGCGGCGGCATCAAATGCATGCGCATCATGCTGCTGCTCAAGCACGCCTACAACGAGCTCTACCGCCTGATCCATCCCCGGGCGGTGTCGCGGGTCAAGCTCGGGCGGCGCCCGGTGGACCAGGACGTGCTGGGTTCCGTGGCCGGATTCTTCCTGCTTTTCCTGGGGCTGTTCCTGCTGGCCTCGCTGCTCATGGCCGCCATGGGCGTGGACCTGTTGACCAGCTTCTCCGCGGTGGCGGCCTGCATCGGCAATATCGGCCCCGGCCTGGGCGGGGTCGGCCCCACGGACAACTACGCCTGGCTGCCCGACGTGGGCAAATGGGTGCTGGTGCTGTGCATGCTCCTGGGGCGGCTGGAGATCTATACCGTGCTCATCCTCTTCGTGCCCGAGTTCTGGCGCAAGTAG